One region of Haladaptatus cibarius D43 genomic DNA includes:
- a CDS encoding DegT/DnrJ/EryC1/StrS family aminotransferase gives MTNQKLAINGGESAVRTPKPHDELPNTIDEEIEAVRDYLESGGQKAIYGHSELLQNFENRFLDYHDMEYAVVQSSGTSALNSAFFAVGLEPGDEVIAPTYTFLATVMPIFQQRGYPVLADAKTDTGNIDPESVREQVSDRTEAIVVTHMWGHPVDMDSILEIAEEHDLAVIEDCSHAHGATYNGQLVGTFGDVSCFSLGSTKLVSGGECGIMMTNNEEMYERATMLGHFRNRSFDAVETDYYEQFTDVGYGQNYRAHPLGVVMADKQFDYLDEWIEERNQKLDYLTEKLEDVPGIEPPTTHDNVHRGAYYGYKPAFVSEDFNDDISVHEYIDALQSEGMKVKKPGSKPLHTLEFFQTYDDGYFGRHHDNERWKSLKHIYEDGDLPRAEQYYRPRLSLPTFHGKGFDLVDEYIDGFRKVAENWEKR, from the coding sequence ATGACGAACCAAAAGCTCGCAATCAATGGCGGAGAGAGCGCTGTACGGACACCGAAGCCCCACGACGAACTCCCGAACACTATTGATGAGGAAATCGAAGCCGTCAGAGACTATTTAGAATCAGGAGGTCAAAAAGCCATTTACGGACATTCGGAACTCCTCCAAAACTTCGAGAATCGTTTTCTCGATTACCACGACATGGAGTACGCCGTCGTCCAAAGTTCAGGCACGAGTGCCCTCAATTCGGCATTTTTCGCGGTCGGACTCGAACCCGGCGACGAAGTCATTGCCCCGACGTACACGTTTCTGGCGACGGTCATGCCGATTTTCCAGCAACGTGGCTACCCGGTGCTCGCGGACGCGAAGACCGATACCGGTAACATCGACCCGGAATCGGTCAGAGAACAGGTGAGCGACCGAACAGAAGCTATCGTCGTCACGCATATGTGGGGACACCCGGTCGATATGGATTCGATTCTCGAAATTGCCGAAGAGCACGACCTTGCGGTCATCGAGGACTGCTCGCACGCACACGGGGCGACGTACAACGGTCAGCTCGTCGGTACTTTCGGCGATGTTTCTTGTTTCAGCCTCGGTTCGACCAAGCTCGTCAGCGGCGGTGAATGTGGGATAATGATGACGAATAATGAAGAGATGTACGAACGGGCGACGATGCTCGGTCACTTCCGTAATCGCTCGTTCGACGCCGTCGAAACCGATTATTACGAGCAGTTTACCGATGTCGGATACGGTCAGAACTATCGCGCCCATCCGCTCGGCGTTGTGATGGCTGACAAACAGTTCGACTACCTCGACGAATGGATCGAAGAGCGAAACCAAAAACTCGACTACCTCACCGAAAAGCTCGAAGACGTTCCCGGCATCGAGCCACCAACCACACACGACAATGTCCATCGGGGAGCATACTACGGCTACAAACCCGCTTTTGTTTCGGAGGACTTCAACGACGACATCTCCGTTCACGAGTATATCGATGCGCTACAGTCCGAAGGAATGAAAGTAAAAAAGCCAGGGTCGAAACCACTTCACACGCTGGAGTTCTTCCAAACGTACGATGACGGTTACTTCGGTCGTCATCACGACAACGAGCGATGGAAGAGCCTAAAACACATCTACGAGGACGGCGATCTGCCGCGTGCGGAACAGTATTATCGACCACGTCTTAGTCTCCCGACCTTCCACGGGAAAGGGTTCGACCTCGTAGACGAGTACATCGACGGCTTCCGAAAGGTAGCTGAGAACTG